A genome region from Coturnix japonica isolate 7356 chromosome 13, Coturnix japonica 2.1, whole genome shotgun sequence includes the following:
- the PRR7 gene encoding proline-rich protein 7 isoform X3, with protein sequence MAVPHRLRLEPHHHHHHHHHPHIPPPRPWSCRHGKERPRSARPPQWGARRYGGHADAEGGLYPAESDLSKPPCYEEALLMAEPPPPYSEVLMDTRGLYRKINAPFLSHERLEKQEQPPSYKPLFLDTGYGSALHLPRSASPGPACPDLYLQAECSPRMFPSWTDSELSSRDTFEPGPWHLPVSMPLFGRTTAV encoded by the coding sequence ATGGCCGTCCCCCACCGCCTGCGCCTGGagccccaccaccaccaccaccaccaccaccacccccacatcccacccccccGGCCCTGGAGCTGCCGGCACGGTAAGGAGCGGCCGCGGAGCGCGCGTCCCCCCCAGTGGGGAGCACGGCGGTACGGGGGCCACGCTGACGCCGAGGGGGGGCTTTACCCGGCAGAGTCGGACCTGTCGAAGCCGCCGTGCTATGAAGAGGCGCTGCTGATGGCCGAGCCCCCCCCACCCTACAGCGAGGTGCTGATGGACACTCGTGGGCTCTATCGCAAGATCAATGCGCCCTTCCTGAGCCACGAGCGGCTGGAGAAGCAGGAGCAGCCCCCCAGCTACAAACCCCTCTTCCTGGACACCGGCTACGGCTCCGCGCTGCATCTGCCCCGCTCGGCCAGCCCCGGCCCGGCCTGCCCGGACCTCTACCTGCAGGCAGAGTGCTCCCCACGCATGTTCCCCAGCTGGACGGACTCggagctcagcagcagggaCACCTTCGAGCCGGGGCCGTGGCACCTTCCAGTCTCCATGCCCCTGTTTGGCAGGACTACGGCTGTGTAA